A region from the Manihot esculenta cultivar AM560-2 chromosome 13, M.esculenta_v8, whole genome shotgun sequence genome encodes:
- the LOC110629978 gene encoding glycine-rich domain-containing protein 1, whose translation MEMEQELEWLEAQKTAISVDLLAAAKQQLQFLAAVDKNRWLYEGPTLEYAIYRYNACWLPFLAKHSESPVSEGPLVLPLDCEWVWHCHRLNPVRYKTDCEDLFGRILDNSNVVSSVKGICGKQTQEIWNKLYPDEPYEFDLTRALSATTNEKLLANEKCTKYDLVSAVKRQSPFYYQVCRTHMNYDIFLEGAVARYKGFLHLIKRNKERSIKRFCVPTYDIDLIWHTHQLHPISYCKDLNEALGKILEHDDMDSDRTKGKKLDAGFSGTTKQWEETFGTRYWKAGAMYRGIAPSPLTRTPFLPTLLRKDVLTSNEYQKIIQLPEVKIVEVLLEIVGVKNLPEGHKGCLFVRFSKKQPDVFFNTRQKLTILAESEEKQVASFQCEPKGELIFELISHSPSNLLGHKAFRTMGTASLSLQDYLNPVSTLSVEKWVELLPSSGNLSSKPICLRIAVSFTVPIQAPYVLHMVHPKSLSISSCFFPLPGKVQHDKIWTHITDENDTEVISLQMRDSTKAKTTDKSIPKKQVVGAVKSVETRVLAEFMRTHWSLMDSQWCLHFKTKSDEDGYYCDLIGSRMIKIFHGRKLDFEPKHCEKQRNEQDFVTAVEFSAEDPYGKAVALLDLKYGSLKVKEEWLVLPAIVAAFILADILKNKGNGGFIVNSEKLELNGNVEEFSGFHEEANQKSNSTESKVELNVDEIKSAGCGGGCGGGGCGNVVKSGSCGSVCGGGGCGNVVKSGSCGGGCGGGCGNTVKSGSCSGSCGGGCGNTAKSGGRGGGCGNTANSGGCGGGCGAGCGDMVNSRGSGGGCDNMVKSGGCGSGCGGGCGGMFKSDGNGLGDEVESGGCGNKTSYETSISNSHIDSSPKESSVHVTEAIVA comes from the exons ATGGAGATGGAGCAAGAGTTAGAGTGGCTTGAAGCACAGAAGACAGCCATAAGTGTGGACCTTTTGGCTGCAGCCAAGCAGCAGCTTCAGTTTCTTGCAGCTGTTGATAAGAATCGTTGGCTCTATGAAGGCCCTACTCTTGAGTATGCCATCTATAG GTACAATGCTTGTTGGCTTCCCTTTCTTGCAAAGCACTCTGAGTCACCAGTTTCTGAAGGGCCATTGGTTTTGCCTCTTGATTGTGAATGGGTTTGGCATTGCCATAGGCTGAATCCA GTGAGGTACAAAACTGATTGTGAAGATCTTTTTGGAAGGATATTGGACAATTCTAATGTTGTATCTTCTGTTAAAGGAATCTGTGGAAAGCAAACTCAAGAAATTTGGAATAAGTTGTATCCAGATGAGCCTTATGAATTTGACTTGACAAGAGCTTTATCAGCAACTACAAATGAGAAACTTTTGGCAAATGAAAAATGCACCAAGTATGATTTGGTGTCAGCAGTTAAAAGGCAAAGTCCTTTCTATTATCAG GTATGCAGAACCCATATGAACTATGATATTTTTCTTGAAGGAGCTGTGGCCAGATATAAGGGGTTTTTGCATCTAATCAAGAGAAATAAGGAACGATCCATAAAACGCTTTTGTGTTCCAACTTACGACATTGATCTTATCTGGCATACACACCAGTTGCATCCCATTTCGTATTGTAAAGATTTGAATGAAGCACTTGGCAAGATATTAGAGCATGATGACATGGATTCAGACAGGACTAAAGGAAAGAAGCTAGATGCTGGATTTTCTGGAACTACAAAGCAGTGGGAAGAGACATTTGGGACAAGATATTGGAAGGCAGGTGCAATGTATAGAGGCATAGCACCATCTCCTCTCACAAGAACTCCATTCCTTCCAACTCTCTTGAGAAAAGATGTACTAACATCAAATGAATATCAAAAGATTATTCAACTTCCAGAAGTGAAAATTGTGGAG GTCCTTTTGGAAATTGTGGGAGTTAAAAACTTACCAGAGGGGCACAAGGGATGCCTCTTTGTCAGATTTAGTAAAAAGCAGCCTGATGTATTCTTCAACACTAGGCAGAAATTAACTATTCTGGCAGAATCTGAAGAAAAACAGGTTGCTTCTTTCCAGTGTGAACCTAAGGGAGAGCTGATCTTTGAGCTTATTTCACATTCACCTTCCAACTTACTAGGGCACAAGGCATTTAGAACTATGGGTACTGCTTCATTATCTTTGCAAGACTATCTAAATCCAGTTTCTACACTTTCAGTTGAAAAATGGGTGGAATTGCTGCCCAGTTCTGGCAATTTGAGCTCAAAGCCAATCTGCCTACGAATTGCTGTCTCATTTACAGTTCCAATCCAAGCACCATACGTACTTCACATGGTTCATCCAAAATCACTATCAATAAGCTCTTGTTTTTTCCCTCTTCCTGGAAAGGTTCAACATGATAAGATCTGGACACACATCACTGATGAAAATGACACAGAGGTCATCAGCCTGCAAATGAG GGACTCAACAAAGGCGAAGACTACAGACAAGAGCATTCCTAAGAAGCAAGTAGTTGGTGCTGTGAAATCTGTTGAGACACGTGTTCTCGCAGAGTTTATGAGGACTCATTGGTCATTAATGGATTCCCAGTGGTGCCTTCACTTCAAAACAAAATCTGATGAAGATGGTTATTACTGTGATCTGATTGGAAGTAGGATG ATCAAAATTTTTCATGGTAGAAAGCTGGACTTTGAGCCCAAACACTGTGAGAAGCAAAGAAATGAGCAAGATTTTGTTACTGCAGTTGAATTCTCTGCAGAGGATCCTTATGGCAAAGCAGTTGCCTTGCTTGACTTAAAGTATGGGTCTCTCAAG GTAAAAGAAGAATGGTTAGTGTTGCCTGCAATTGTTGCAGCTTTTATACTTGctgatattttgaaaaataaagggAATGGCGGATTCATTGTTAACTCTGAAAAATTGGAATTGAATGGTAATGTGGAAGAGTTCAGTGGGTTCCATGAAGAAGCCAACCAAAAGTCTAATTCTACAGAAAGCAAAGTGGAGTTGAATGTGGATGAAATAAAGAGTGCAGGATGCGGTGGGGGTTGTGGTGGTGGTGGATGTGGGAACGTGGTTAAGAGTGGCAGCTGCGGCAGTgtttgtggtggtggtggaTGTGGGAACGTGGTTAAGAGTGGCAGCTGCGGCGGTGGTTGTGGTGGTGGATGTGGAAATACGGTTAAGAGTGGCAGCTGCAGCGGCAGTTGTGGTGGTGGATGTGGGAACACGGCCAAGAGTGGTGGCCGTGGTGGTGGTTGTGGAAACACGGCTAACAGTGGTGGCTGTGGGGGTGGTTGTGGTGCTGGATGCGGGGACATGGTAAATAGTCGTGGCAGTGGTGGTGGATGTGATAACATGGTAAAAAGTGGTGGCTGTGGCAGTGGTTGTGGCGGTGGTTGTGGAGGCATGTTCAAGAGTGATGGAAATGGGCTTGGAGATGAAGTGGAGAGTGGTGGTTGTGGAAACAAAACATCATATGAAACTAGTATAAGCAACTCCCACATTGATTCTTCCCCCAAAGAATCATCCGTCCATGTCACAGAAGCAATAGTCGCATAA